In Alkalispirochaeta americana, the genomic stretch TTTGCTTCTTTTTGTTTCTACAATACCTGTCTCACGCAGGGTCTTTAAGTGAAATGAGACCAACGTCTGAGGCAGCTCCGTTTGATCCATGATCTGTGAGACCGAGCGTGCCCCGTCCTTTAGAGCAAAAAGAATTCTTAGTCGATTAGTGTCTCCAACGATTTTGAAAAAATCTGAGAATGCAGCGATAAACGTATCACCAACTTCCATAGAAATTATGCCCCCTCATTTATATGAAGCCTGGCTTATATCAGTCGTCGCTCATAATATAGAGGCAATAGTTTCTGGTGTCAAGGGAACACAAGCAGTTCATTCAAAAATTTAACCGGAGCAGGACTATAATGAGCCCGGCGATTTAGGCAGGAATGACCCGCAGTTTAAGAGAAGGTCTCGCCCTCATGAATCAAGAGAGGTTATGCTTGCATCATGAGAAAGAGTTACGACACGGCATTCAAAGTGAAGGTTGCTTTGGAAGCAGCTAAGGAACAGATGACGTTGCAGGAGCCGGCTCAGAAGTACGACGTCACCCCGGGGCAGATCTCACAGTGGAAGAAGCAACTCGTAGAAGGTGCGGGCGAGGTCTTTGAGCGCCCTAACAAGAAGCAGAAGCGCGAACGGGAGACTGAGCAGGAGCGCGATCAACTGCTCAAGACGGTCGGACAGCTGACCGTGGAGAACGAGTTCCTAAAAAAAAGTACCGCCAACTGTACGGGAGCGATCCAAAATGATTGAGCCGGATCATCCCAAACTGTCCATATCGCGTCAGTGCGAGTTGCTGGATATCAGCAGGGCGACCTACTACTATGAACAGCGCGAAAGCCGTGCAGAGGCCGATCTGGAAGATCTGAAACGCATTCTGGAGGTGCTACGAGAGATACCGTTCTATGGCTACCGCAAGATATCGCGAGCGCTCATGGGGGAGCACCCGCATCTGACGCGCAAACGCGTGCGGCGAATCATGCGACGGTATTGAGCGCTACGGCCGGCCTGCGATCTTCAATACCGACCAGGGAAGCCAGTTCACCAGTGACACGTTTGTTGGTGTTCTCAAACGGCACTCTATCGAAATCAGCATGGACGGAAAGGGCCGGGCCCTCGACAACGTGTACGTGGAACGACTATGGCGCTCTCTGAAGTCCTACGAGACAATGGCCCAGATGGCCGAGGGAGTAGCACGGTATTTTCACTTCTACAACGCCGAGCGGTTTCACCAGTCACTGGAGTACCAAACACCCGATCAGATGTACGAGTCATTCGTACCGCAGACCAGGCTACCGTCGGTAGCATGAACGAATACTATGAGGGACGGGGCTTCCTTAAATTGCTAGAAAATTTGTGTTGACAGTTGGGCTCACCTCAAACAGCTATGAGAGAGCCGGCTCAGAGACATCGACCTCATCTTCGCGCGGCAGTTACCGATGTAACACGGGGCAGGGTTACCGTCAAATGGGTGCCGTCACGCTCGGAGGTGGTGAACGACAAATCTCCACCGTGGGTGTCGGCAATGAGTTTCGCGGAATAGGTTCCCAAACCGGTCCCGCCTTTCTTACCGGCAGTAGCGTAGCGTTCAAAAAATGAGTCTCTCATTTGCACCGGAACTGCCCCCATATTGTGGATATCGATGGTGACGGAGTCTCGGCGGCTCGAGTCTACGCTGACGGTAACGGTTTCATCCTCCGGGGAAGCTTCCACCGCGTTCTTGACTAAGTTGGACATCATGTTGGCTAATTTAACGCGTTCTCCCTGCACGTATACTTCCCTATGCCCCGCATCGGCCCGGGCGTTCGTTGCAGCGGAGGGAGTGAAATGAAACTGCATATCCACGTTCTTCAACCCCGTTAAAGATAGCATCTCATTGCGTACTTCTTCGAGCAGGGTGGTGAGATTAACATCTTCCAGTTCAAGTAAGTAGGTGCCTTCTGCCATCTGATACAGATCAAGGGAGTTGTTGATCATATGAAGCATTTTGTATCCGCTTTGCTCGATGATGGAGACAAACTCATCGCGTTGATCTTCGACAGATCCTCCTTTCAGCAGTTGAGTCGCCCCAAGTATACCGTTCAGAGGAGATCTCAGATCGTGACGTACTATTCTGTCTACATCATCGCGCATGCGATGCAGTCTTTCCAGTTCCGCATTCTGCGCCTTGATCGTCGCCAGCTGGTCGACAGTTATCTTTCTGAGATAGATTTGCCGGATAATATCTCTAAACTGGTAGCGGCTGAGAAAAGACACGACGGCGATCAGGACCATGAAGGCGATAAACGCCGGTAGCAGGGTGAGCACGTCGCTGCCGGGGCTACTGCCGGCGATACTGCTTCCACCCCCACCAAAAACGGATTCGCTGCCGGCCACCTCCGGAGCTTCAACCGGAGAAAACTGAATGAAACGAAACAGAATGAAGGATACCAGAATGATCGTATTGGAACTGATCGACACAACCGGCGGCGACAAGACGAAAAGGTTCAGAAGAACAAGTTCCAGCACGAGGATAAGCATCAGGGGGATATCCGTCACGCTGTAAGTGCGGAGAATAATCAGTAGAAACCACCCCATAAGAACGATCGAAGCGGCGGGGGCTTTCGTTTTCCCGCTCCACGCGAAAAGAAAAAAAATCATTCCCGCGAAAACGGCGATTCTGATCATCAAAATAACGTTGGGTACATCGGTGACGGCCTCGCGGGGCCCATGGAAGCCTGCCAGAGAAAAAACGAGAAACAACAGGTTGAGTGTCAGGGGTACAAGCATTATGCGCCGCAGGCGATGGTAGTTCATACTGCTTATCTCTTCAGAAATATAGCGGGCCGTCTCCCTATAGGAAGCTTCCGAGGCCGTTCCGGCCGGGGCCTCTGTGGTAGCGTCCGGCGTGGTGGGTGCCGCTGAAGGAGACGTTGAAGACGTCGGGAGAGAATGAAGCGAGTCGGTATTCTTTATGTATTTTTCTATTATCGTGGTTATATCAAACATAGCACCCGCCTTGTAAGGTGTTCCCCGCCAGGTAAGCTTGCCCCGAAGTTGAGGAACCTGCCGATACTGGACTTCCTCGGTTGACCGGGAAGGCTTCCTCCCTCCCGACCAAAGAAAAAGGCGCCCCGCTGCAGCAACAATGGGAACGCCGGTGACAACCGTGAAAGCACCACAGTCATCGACTACACCCTATCCGATTTTAAACATCGCCGGATTGCCGCCGCAGGCGGTGATTCGCTGTTCCACGTAGCTGAACGTTTCCTCCTTGGGCAGGCCATCGGTGGAAACGGAGATGCTGATTGAGTTAGCCAGGGACTCCAGGATGCAAAGCCCGAATTTTTGTAGCAGCGATTCCTGTCCGCACAAGAGAATCGTCATCGCGTTGACCGAGTCCATCTCAAAATTGGCAAGCATCCTCAGTTCTTTGACAATCTCGTTGGAGAGCAGGTGCGCCTCGTCCACGATCAACACGGTGTGGATACTGTGTGCTCCGGTGATTTCGGACAGGGATTCCGGCGGAAAACGGACAGCTGCCTGAAGGAATAAGATCCTCGCCGTCACTATAAACAGCTGTCCGTTTTCAGGTCAATCTACGGCATAGAGTTACAAAAACGCATGTTGCAGATATGGTACTGTTCCAATCTGCGCGAAGCGCCCCCCTAACGACGCGCATCACCTGCGCCGTCGCAGGAGCGTAGCGACGAGAAGGCGTCTGGTGAATGCGCCATGTTATGTTGCGTTCCATGAATTCATTCTCCCCGTGAAGCAGGAAGCTCGTTACGCCCGTATATACTTATGTGAGCACGGCAATCTCTGTCGCGACCACGGCGATAAAAAGGCTTGCAGCTCATCCGGCGCTACGGCCTCTATGCTTCCCGCACGAAGGGGCGGTGGGAGGACATGTCCTGGGTTGCGGAGCGGGCGCCCGAGGGGTGGAAAGCTGCCCACCGACGCGGCGGCGGCGCGGAAGACCTTGGATACGAGGCGTTGTCGGATGGAGAGCAAGAAGTCACCGTCGACGCGCGTAAGCGTGCCTGGGCCCGACTTCTCGCGAAGGTCTATGAGGTCGATCCGATGGTCTGCCCCAAGTGCGGAGCCGACATGAAAGTCATCGCCGTCATCGAGGATACCGACGAACTCAAGCGGATTCTCCGGTATCTGATCAAGATCGGGCGGTCTCCACCGGGATTCGATCCCGATCGCCTCAACTGACAATTTCCTCCGTAACGCCCATCGGGAGACGTGTGTCCGTTTCCCGGCACAAACACCTGCGAAACAGCCCAGATTCGTCCTATCGGTTCGTCTGTCCACTCAAATAGCGGCCTTCGGCGCGGTTATGAGCCTGCGAACCTCGGTCGGTGCTGCGCTTTCGCGAATTTTTGCCCTTGATTGCCGTC encodes the following:
- a CDS encoding ArsR/SmtB family transcription factor, yielding MEVGDTFIAAFSDFFKIVGDTNRLRILFALKDGARSVSQIMDQTELPQTLVSFHLKTLRETGIVETKRSKTFVYYSVHDLQLIDDILSLSKHLEYFQPREVEFEFEWPPWKNCMMWRRDAR
- a CDS encoding transposase, with product MRKSYDTAFKVKVALEAAKEQMTLQEPAQKYDVTPGQISQWKKQLVEGAGEVFERPNKKQKRERETEQERDQLLKTVGQLTVENEFLKKSTANCTGAIQND
- a CDS encoding IS3 family transposase; translation: MIEPDHPKLSISRQCELLDISRATYYYEQRESRAEADLEDLKRILEVLREIPFYGYRKISRALMGEHPHLTRKRVRRIMRRY
- a CDS encoding sensor histidine kinase; this encodes MNYHRLRRIMLVPLTLNLLFLVFSLAGFHGPREAVTDVPNVILMIRIAVFAGMIFFLFAWSGKTKAPAASIVLMGWFLLIILRTYSVTDIPLMLILVLELVLLNLFVLSPPVVSISSNTIILVSFILFRFIQFSPVEAPEVAGSESVFGGGGSSIAGSSPGSDVLTLLPAFIAFMVLIAVVSFLSRYQFRDIIRQIYLRKITVDQLATIKAQNAELERLHRMRDDVDRIVRHDLRSPLNGILGATQLLKGGSVEDQRDEFVSIIEQSGYKMLHMINNSLDLYQMAEGTYLLELEDVNLTTLLEEVRNEMLSLTGLKNVDMQFHFTPSAATNARADAGHREVYVQGERVKLANMMSNLVKNAVEASPEDETVTVSVDSSRRDSVTIDIHNMGAVPVQMRDSFFERYATAGKKGGTGLGTYSAKLIADTHGGDLSFTTSERDGTHLTVTLPRVTSVTAARR
- a CDS encoding AAA family ATPase, with amino-acid sequence MTARILFLQAAVRFPPESLSEITGAHSIHTVLIVDEAHLLSNEIVKELRMLANFEMDSVNAMTILLCGQESLLQKFGLCILESLANSISISVSTDGLPKEETFSYVEQRITACGGNPAMFKIG